In Ciconia boyciana chromosome 3, ASM3463844v1, whole genome shotgun sequence, a genomic segment contains:
- the DEGS1 gene encoding sphingolipid delta(4)-desaturase DES1, translating into MGNTVAREDFEWVYTDQPHADRRKEILAKHPEIKALMKPDYNLIWVVVLMVLAQLTAFYLVKDLDWKWVIFWAYVFGSCISHSMTLAIHEISHNSAFGNSKAMWNRWFGIFANLPLGLPYSISFKRYHMDHHRYLGGDGIDVDIPTNFEGWFFCTRFRKFIWIVLQPFFYAIRPLCINPKPITRLEIINLLAQLSFDVVIYYLWGVKSTFYMLAGSVLGLGLHPISGHFIAEHYMFLKGHETYSYYGPLNLLTFNVGYHNEHHDFPNIPGKSLPLVKKIAAEYYDNLPQYNSWIKVLYDFVMDDTISPYSRMKRQLKGEVKQD; encoded by the exons CTAAACATCCAGAGATAAAAGCATTGATGAAGCCAGACTATAACTTGATCTGGGTGGTTGTGCTGATGGTCCTTGCACAGTTGACTGCATTTTATCTAGTTAAAGACTTGGACTGGAAATGGGTAATCTTCTGGGCATATGTTTTTGGAAGCTGTATTAGCCACTCCATGACTCTGGCTATTCACGAGATCTCTCACAATAGTGCCTTTGGCAACAGCAAAGCAATGTGGAATCGATGGTTTGGAATATTTGCCAACCTCCCTCTTGGTCTCCCATACTCCATATCCTTCAAGAGATACCACATGGATCATCATCGTTACTTAGGAGGCGATGGAATTGATGTGGACATTCCTACCAATTTTGAAGGCTGGTTTTTCTGCACCCGTTTTAGGAAGTTCATATGGATTgttcttcagccttttttctATGCCATTAGACCTCTCTGCATCAATCCCAAACCCATTACTCGACTTGAAATAATCAATTTGTTGGCTCAGCTTTCCTTTGATGTCGTGATATATTATTTATGGGGAGTCAAATCCACTTTTTACATGCTTGCTGGTTCAGTACTTGGACTTGGGTTGCACCCAATTTCAGGACACTTCATAGCTGAacattacatgtttttaaaaggacatgAGACTTATTCCTACTATGGGCCACTTAATTTGCTCACTTTTAATGTTGGCTATCACAATGAACATCATGACTTCCCCAATATTCCTGGCAAGAGCCTTCCACTG GTGAAGAAAATAGCAGCTGAATACTATGACAACCTGCCACAATATAACTCTTGGATAAAAGTACTGTATGACTTTGTGATGGATGACACAATCAGCCCATATTCACGCATGAAAAGGCAATTAAAGGGTGAAGTGAAGCAAGATTAA